In one Ictalurus furcatus strain D&B chromosome 28, Billie_1.0, whole genome shotgun sequence genomic region, the following are encoded:
- the flrt1a gene encoding leucine-rich repeat transmembrane protein FLRT1: MAPEAMAELRDWLFLLLLCLTLLAEVLHCAPTASQEMDAEGDVVCPSVCRCDEDFIYCNDRGLSAIPPLPPSASILYLQNNHIDNAGLPTSLEYLTTVEVIYLYDNELDDFPMHLPPSLRELHLQDNNIRVLPRAALARLPLLEKLHLDDNSVSTVSIEDQAFADNPRLRLLFLSRNHLSSIPSGLPASLEELRLDDNRISTIPTHAFRGLSSLRRLVLDGNLLANQRIADDTFSRLSNLTELSLVRNSLQTPPLNLPSAHLQRLSLQDNALIHMPRGSLDGMRGLQRLDLSGNNLTTLPRGLFRDMESLGQLLVRGNPWHCGCNLRWLYDWLEAKGNTITVRGLTCQSPERVRDMPLRDLTSQMDDCELAAAGGGGIGGVGSPGGGGTTGNRMGGAGVISTTLSPPQGSLFTLRSKRPGLGLPDKGLDYTLGSSGVGKNLALNVKPLSHDSIRVTWSVAQTSSSFRLSWLRLGTSAAMGSITETLVRGDRREYLLTALQPASSYIICMVPLVSGNGNKGSISGGNTDTDEAPVCAKAETSDPNLSDVDQGEDRGSEHITSLPLAGIIGGATAIVSLTLILGIFCWYGHRSRRFSSRDHYNRSSSRKSKHYDDYIESGTKKDTTILEIRGPGFQMTPMAARETLQPKPVQEDYIIHTIFPSNGTGLYKPPSHTTNAGYGTNRGYREGGIPDIDYSYT, translated from the coding sequence ATGGCTCCTGAAGCCATGGCCGAGCTTCGTGATTGGCTCTTTCTTCTCCTGCTGTGCCTCACACTGTTGGCCGAGGTGCTGCACTGTGCTCCAACTGCGTCACAGGAAATGGATGCAGAGGGGGATGTAGTGTGTCCCTCTGTGTGCCGATGTGACGAAGACTTTATTTACTGCAATGACCGTGGTCTGAGTGCCATCCCACCACTCCCCCCATCTGCCTCCATTCTTTATCTTCAAAACAATCATATAGATAATGCAGGACTTCCCACATCCTTGGAGTACCTCACTACTGTGGAGGTTATATATCTCTATGATAATGAGCTGGATGACTTTCCCATGCACCTACCACCATCATTAAGGGAACTTCATCTCCAAGACAACAACATCCGGGTGCTACCTCGGGCTGCATTAGCCAGGTTGCCTCTCCTGGAGAAGTTGCATTTGGATGACAACTCAGTGTCCACAGTTAGTATAGAGGACCAGGCTTTTGCGGACAATCCTCGTCTTCGTCTTCTCTTCCTTTCCAGAAATCACCTTTCCAGCATTCCCTCAGGGCTTCCAGCTTCATTAGAGGAGCTCCGCTTAGATGATAATCGTATCTCAACAATTCCTACACATGCCTTCCGAGGTTTATCTTCCCTGCGCCGTCTTGTCTTGGATGGTAACCTTCTGGCGAATCAGCGCATTGCAGATGACACCTTCTCACGCCTCTCAAACCTCACCGAACTGTCTTTGGTACGGAACTCCCTTCAGACTCCACCTCTCAATTTACCAAGCGCACACCTGCAAAGACTCTCTCTCCAGGACAATGCACTGATCCACATGCCACGGGGCTCTCTTGATGGAATGCGTGGTCTTCAGAGGCTGGACCTTTCCGGGAACAACCTGACCACACTTCCCAGAGGTTTGTTCCGGGACATGGAAAGCCTGGGGCAGTTGCTTGTGCGTGGCAACCCTTGGCACTGTGGATGCAACCTGCGCTGGCTATATGACTGGCTGGAAGCCAAAGGGAACACTATAACAGTCCGAGGACTAACTTGCCAATCTCCTGAGCGAGTACGTGACATGCCACTAAGGGACCTTACTAGCCAAATGGATGACTGTGAATTGGCAGCTGCTGGAGGTGGGGGGATAGGTGGAGTGGGTTCACCAGGTGGGGGAGGTACTACTGGCAATAGAATGGGTGGAGCAGGAGTCATTTCCACAACTCTTTCCCCTCCACAAGGATCCCTGTTCACTCTGCGGTCCAAGCGACCGGGTCTGGGGCTTCCGGACAAAGGCTTAGACTACACACTTGGCAGCAGTGGTGTGGGCAAGAACCTGGCCCTGAATGTAAAGCCACTATCCCATGACAGCATCAGGGTCACATGGAGTGTGGCTCAAACATCTTCTTCTTTCAGGCTTAGTTGGCTCCGCCTAGGGACTAGTGCTGCAATGGGTTCCATTACTGAGACTCTAGTGAGGGGTGACCGAAGAGAGTATCTCCTTACTGCCCTCCAACCGGCATCCAGCTACATCATCTGCATGGTACCCCTAGTCTCTGGCAACGGGAACAAAGGCAGCATATCTGGAGGGAACACAGACACGGATGAGGCTCCAGTGTGTGCAAAGGCTGAGACATCTGATCCCAACCTGTCTGATGTTGACCAAGGAGAGGATCGTGGCTCGGAGCACATCACCTCACTTCCACTTGCTGGGATTATTGGTGGAGCTACTGCGATAGTTTCTCTAACACTTATTCTTGGAATATTCTGCTGGTATGGCCACCGCTCCAGGCGTTTTTCCTCAAGAGATCACTACAACCGCAGTAGCTCACGGAAAAGCAAGCATTATGATGACTACATTGAATCGGGCACTAAAAAAGATACCACCATACTGGAGATCCGAGGACCTGGATTCCAGATGACACCAATGGCTGCCAGAGAGACACTGCAGCCCAAGCCAGTACAGGAAGACTACATAATACACACAATCTTCCCTTCCAATGGCACAGGTCTATACAAACCCCCCAGTCACACAACTAATGCGGGCTATGGCACAAACCGTGGCTATAGAGAAGGAGG